AAAATACGTTGCGTTTTGGCATGATACCTTGCTGAACTATAATCCTCCCGTTTTGCCTACGGATAAACCCATCCCGCAACAGGCATTAGCCATAGGAGCGAAAGAGCCTATTCATTTCTCTGTAGAGCTACTTAATAAGTTACAAGAGCTGACAAAACAAAGTCAGGTTACTCTTCCTAATTTATTATTTACGGCTTATGGATTGTTACTCGCACAGTTTGCTCAAACCGATCAAGCTTTTATTACTATGCTTTGTGCTGGGCGAGAAACGGAGAAACATCAGACAATAATGGGCAACGTGGCTAATGAGTTACCCTTGATTATTCATTATTCCCCGGTAATGAGTTTCATTGATATAGCAAGAAAGTTCCAAAACAACCTGGTTCAGTTTTCTGAATATCAGTATTTACAACCAGAACAAATTACAGAGCTTGGTTTACCGGTGCCGGATGTATCTTTCGACTTTCAACACTTGGAGATCCAACCTGTTGATCCTGGTTTTACGCTGAAACCATTCGCTTTTGATGATGCAAATATCCCTCTTTGGGGATCTAATCCCCGTAAGCTTTCTTTAAAGTTTACTTACAATAGAACCTTATTAACTGGATACCTTAAATACCGAGTTGATTTGTATGACTGTGAAACGATTGCTCTTCTTACCAGGCAGTTTCTGACGATAATTAAGGGGGTTGTCGATAAACCTGAAAGTACATGTAGCATCTTAACTGATTTGTGTGGAGCCAAATTATGAGTAAGTCCTACTTAATAAAACCTCCTTTGTCCATATTCAAAGAATACGATGTGCGCAGTCAAATTGGCGAAGATTTAAATGAAAATACTTACTACACCTTAGGGTTAGCAATTGGGACTGAGCTGCAGGAAATCCATGGATTGCACGTGCTATTGCTCTGTCGTGACAGTCGGGCAAGTAGCCATTCATTTACAGAGTCATTAATCAAAGGCTTATTGGAAAGTGGTACCCGGATAATCGATATTGGTTGCTTACCAACCCCGGTGTTACATTTTGCAATGTATGACTTGCAATGTCAGTCTGGGTTAATGGTCACTGCGAGTCATAATCCAGTAGATTATAATGGTTTGAAGATCACTCTGGGCGGCAAGAACTATTATGGGAATAGGCTTCGAGCTTTATATCAACGCATTATGGATAAAAAATTTTTCCTTGATAAGGAAGGAAGAGGAAAGCTGCTTCAATACCCTCCTGAACAAGTGATAAATAAATACATTCGTGTCATCAAAGGACGTATGGGAAGATTGAAAAAATTTCGCGTCGTCGTAGATTGTGGTAATGGTGTTGCAGGGCATGCGGCTCCTCAATTATTGACTGCTCTGGGTTGTGAGGTCATACCCTTATATTGTGATGTGCAATCAACGTTTACTAATCATCATCCAGATCCGTCAGTAGAAGAAAATTTAAGTGATTTACGTCAGGCTGTTTTGGAGCAAAATGCTGATTTAGGTGTAGCCTTTGATGGGGATGGAGATCGTTTGGGTGTTGTGGATAATCACGGCTGTATCATTCCTTCAGATTATATGTTGCTGGCTTTTGCTGATGCATTGCTTAAAAAAGAACCTAATGTGGGCGTAGTATTTGATATTAAATGCACCCAACATTTAAATGAGTACATCTTAACCCGTAAAGGACGCCCGATTATGACTCGATCTGGCATGGCGCATATTATGGCAGGTATGTCAGAGCATAAAGCCGCAATCGGCGGAGAATATTGTGGACACTTCTATTTTAATGATCGATGGCTGCAATATGATGATGGTATTTATGCTGCAGCACGTACAATAGAGATGTTAAGTGAATATAAAGAAGATAGTCATCATTTTTTTGAGCAATTTCCTAAGTCATTAAGTACTAACGAATTAAAAATTAATATCACTGAACATTTGAAAGAGGAGTTTATGAGGCAGTTAATTTTACATGCTCCTATGCATATAGGCGGTGAGCTTATCTATATTGATGGGTTAAGAGTAAACCTTGCCAATGCGTGGGGACTAGTTCGTCCTTCCAATACGGGGCCTTATTTAACGCTTCGTTTTGAAGCAAAGACTTATGATGCCATGCAAGACATTAAAGGGTTATTTAGAAGATTAATTACAATGATTAATCCCTTATTGGAATTGCCTTTTTAGCGAGACGCAAATGGATAAAAAAGTTATTGCGGCATTTGATTTTGATGGGACGTTGACTACAAGTACGTCAAGTCGAATCCTATTTTTAAAGTACCTGATTGGTTTACCTAAAGTAGTAAGTAGCTTATTGTCGAGCTTTGTTTATTCAGAGCTGGGACGCTTTAAGCTGGATAGGTTAAGCTGGCATGATTATCTCGATAATCTTATTTTAAAAGATCGAGATAAGAAGGAACTTAATGAGCAGGCTATGCAGTTTTTAGAACAAGTGCTCATCAAGAAATTGCGTAAAGAAGCTTTAGAATGCCTCAATTTTCATCAACAACAAGGTCATACCTGTGTTTTAATTAGTGGAGCATGGGATATTTACCTGAAGCCTTTGGCAAGACGATATCACTTTAAGCAATTGATTTGTACTGAACTGGAGTTTGACCCTGTAAGTCATAAAAGTACCGGACGCATGCGAAATAAATATTGTCTGGGACAACAAAAATTAGAAGAATTTAAGAAGATCTATGTACATAGAGAGGACTATGAACTTTATGCATATGGAGATAGTGTTAATGATATCGCATTACTCAATTACGCTGATCATGCTTTTTATAAATGTTTTAAGTAAATGCTATAAGGGGCATTGTTGAATAATATTGGATTATTTTTCAATAAAATAGCTAAATCAAATTGAACAACTCAAATAGCTATAAAAAAACAATGGAGTTAGCTATTTTTATAGATTAGTTTTGGAAAATGATAAGGATATACCTCTTTGATTTTATAGTATTTTTTATTCCTATAGATTAGAAATAAATTAAGAAGTATAAGGAACAACAGTCAGATGTTATGTAATTTAGCATCTGTTTAGTCATGGCATTAGGATATATACTCGAAGACCACTTCTCGATCCCTTAATTCACATTACTCAACTCTTCAAATTCAGCTTTAGAAAATTCCAGTTTATTTCTTTGTGAAATTTCATCACGACTAAATTCAATAATATTTTTGTTTGCTATACATCGCCAATTTTGCATATTAGTTATATATTCTTTATTTTTAATTTTGAATACGTCTGATGTGAATGCAGCAACATTTTCCCCTGCATTTTTATCTCTTGCTGACGCAAATATAAAAGCCTCAACTTTTGCCTCTCTCATCTCCGTGCCTAAAAGCTGACTTTGTTCATAATTTGTTTTGTTTGAAATTTTATCTTGATATTTTTGAAACGGAGACTTTGTTAAATCAATTCCATTTTTTGTTTGTATATAAGCCTTAAATGCAGTCATTCGAATCTCAATGTACTCTAGATTAGCTAAAGTATCATCAAAAAATTTCAAACGGTAAAATGCTACTTCTGCAAACGCTGTATGCTGAGTTAAAGCCCCATACCACAGCGAAGGCTCATAAGTATTACCAAATCGGGATCCATATTCAAGAGGAGGATATCTAAAAGGAGTAAATATTAGATAGTGCTTATTATTGGCTACTAGAGGTTTTGAATCATCTAATAATTTTTCTAAAAGATCGTGTTCTTCGCTGCTCTCAACTAAATCTCTAGAGCTTGAGCTATATTGATCCTCAACTATTCTCCATGGTTCCAATTCCAAATATTTGAAAAATTTTAAACCTTCACATTCGGTCCAAATACTCATAATTTACCGCGCATTGCATCTAAATAGTTAAGAACCCTAATTAAACCAGAAATGGTTTTCATTTCTTCAATAGGTTTATTTTTAAAATATTTATTTTGATTATTGAGCCATAATTTAGCTTTTTCATGATTATTTCCAACCATAGCATTTAAGCTTCTATATATCCTTAAAAGTAACAGCGCGATTTCACCTTCTTTTGTATGAGGTGAAATTAATTTTTTCCCCTGAGTGAGACGAGATGCGCTGGGTTCACTTATTCCAATGATTTTACCTAAGTCTTTTCCGGTTAAAGAATAAAATTTTGCCAAGTTACATAAAGCCTTCGACAAAACAACATCTTCTTTTTCTTTATGATGTGTACTATTAGAAGTTTTCATTTTGAACCCCATTTCATTTGAAATTATAGTTAAATAATATTTCATTTGCAAGTTATTTTTGTAATTAAATTATTATTCATCAATATGGTATAGAAGACAGAATTAAGTAAATAAAATGGGACGGCCTGCTGAAAACATATGAGGAAAATTTGCTCAACTTATCAAGAATGATCTAATTCATCATTTTCAATGAGTTAGACTGTTCGTATGCAAGGATCAATTTGTTACACGAAAACTATTTCTGATTCAGATTTTGAGAATTTAATCCCAAACGAGCATTTTTTGAAGAAAGTGAATCAACTGGCCGATGGGCAAAACGGAATTTTTAAAAAAAGATTTTATTCCTGTAGCTGAAAAAGCAGGATATTTGGTTGTATATACTAATCTTTGGGAGCTAAAGATAGATCCTGCTACAGCATTAGTATCAAAATTTTATAAAATAATTGAGCCCAAAGGATTTGCCAAAATTTGGTCCAACTTGAATACACCAATCAATATTAAAAAGCTGAAAACCTCTGGAAAAATACCAGGATTAGGAGAGGGAACAGTAAAAGCAGATCTGCCTGATCCTAAAAAATTAACAGGAACATTGTTAATGGAGGCGATGAGTTCCTATGATCGCAAAAAGCGTTTTAAAAAGACAACGATAACTAATCCCAAAGCTAAGGCCGCCCCTAATTTATTAAATCAAAATTTTGCAGCAGATAGACCAAATCAACGTTGGGTTGCTGATATAACTTATGTAGCAACTGCCCAAGGGTATTTTTATTGCTAAAGGTAAAGTCGACAAAACGGGAGTCAGTGCCTCCCGAATTTGAAGATACATGATATAAAATTGCCGAAATCGCCCTAGCTCTCGTGAATCCATGCGCTTAAGACCAGTTTGACTCAACTGCTCAGCAAGTTTATCTAACAAATGAGCACCGTATCCAGCACGATCAGCGCCTTGTAATTCATATTCAGCAATATAATAACCAATCAACCAATTACGTATTGTTAAGCAGAGATTCACTGCTTTACTAGCTTGTGTTGAAAAGGTCTCATGTGTTTGGTGAATAGCAAAAACAAGTTCGTTAAATTTTAAACTTTCTGACATGATATTTTTATTCTCCGCTGCTATCCTACTATGGAAGAAACTAAAACATCGTATTTTGAAAACCGCATCGAAACTGATGGCTCATCAACATAACAACCGTCTTTAGGAACCAGAACACCATAAGATGTCTTCCCATGGAATCGCACACGACAATAATAAGTTGTTTTTTTATGGACTTTATTATTAGCTACTGCATTCACTGGAATACGACCATTTTTGACAGCTACCCAAGTTTCTACCCTTTGTGGGGGAAGGCGTAAAGGAGGTGCAGGCATCGGCGGGTATTCATTGACGATAACGGTATAACTATAAGGCCCGGGATAATAATACAAAGGAGGATAGTAGTAATATTCTGCATAAACCGGTGGCAAAAAAAATGCTGTGGTAATTGCTGCACCGAAGAATGCGCCATAAAAAAAGCCACCGCCCCAACCCCAATACGGTCTACCAGCCCAATAAGGACCATATCCTCCATGCCAGTATGATCCGTGCCAATAACCATGATTCACCCAGTTGGCATGGCCTGCAAATCGTCCGTTAATGCCCCCATCATGATGAAAGTTTCCCGAATGGGCCATTGCTGCAGATGCATGATTAAAGGAGTGAAATGTCTGTGGGTGCCCCTGAAATTGATGATGCATCTGTCCAAAAGGTGAGTGACCAAGCGAATTATGATAATATTCGGCTCCTCGATAACCACCTGAAAAACCTCCCGCATGATAACCACCATACTGATGATAAGTGCCTCCATAATTATGGATGTAGCCTCCCCCACCAAATCCTCCTCTCCCATGAAAGCCACCGCCGCCAGATGGATGGGCCCAGCTAGGGACGCTTCCTACAGCAGATAGGATACAAAAAGCGCTCATGAGGCAAGGGGCAATAACGCGCTTTCTCTTGGCTCTCTTATCTGATTTTTTGTACATCATAATCCTTCCTCTTCCGAGAGATGTTGTATACCAAGACCATTATTCCAAATACATTGAGAGGGATGCAATAGTTATTGCGCGGATTTAGGCCGAAAACTTAGGCCAACGAAGAAAGCAGTGTACTTAAGCACTATAGTACTCTATGATTTTTATAAGGATTTAAAAATAAATCTGAAGCAAAATCGAATCGAACCTTAATGCACCAAAACAAAGAAAAAATAAAAATCACTTTGAATATTTCCTAGTTATTGTACATACTCTTAATAGAAGTTATTTATACAGGAAGATAAATAAATGAACGGAAAAATAATTAATGAATTCGATATGCCAGCTCCAAGATGGATTAATACCTACCCCAGTGGCCCGTACCGTTTTGTTAACCGAGAATTTTTCATTATTAGTTATGAAACCGATCCACAATTATTAAAAGAAGTTTTACCACCAGGATTAGAATTACTAGAGCCAGTGATAAAGTTTGAGTTTATTCGTATGCCAGACTCAACAGGATTTGGTGATTATACTGAATCAGGACAAGTAATCCCTGTTCGTTATAAGGGTGAAGAAGGAACGTTTACCATTGCTATGTTTCTTGATTGCCATGCACCTATCGCGGGAGGAAGAGAAATATGGGGCTTCCCCAAAAAATTAGCAAAACCCAAACTTATTGTTGAAGAAGATGTTCTGATCGGCCAACTTGATTATGGAAGTATTCGTATTGCTACAGCAACCATGGGGTACAAACACCATATGCTGGACCAACAGCTTATACTACAAAGCATGAAAAAACCGGTTTTTCTACTTAAAAATATCCCCGGTGTCGACGGCAAACCAGAGGTCAATCAATTAACGAGGACTTATTTGCAAGACATTACTGTAAAAGGTGCATGGACAGGGCCGGGGAGTATCGAATTGCATCCCCATTGTTTAGCGCCAATCGCTGATTTTCCAGTGAAGAAAATCGTTTCAGTATCCCATTTTATCACCGATTTGACTCTGCCTTACGGTGAGGTGGTAGAAGACTATCTAAAATAAAAGGTGAACTTAATCCACTAGGAGAGCCTCAATGCCCAAAAGGAAGAAAGTAAATCTTGCTCTTCAAGGTGGAGGAGCTCATGGGGCTTTCACGTGGGGCTTGTTAGATAAGTTTCTTGAGTCAGATTTGTTCTCAATAGAAGGCATTTCTGCTACCAGCGCAGGTAGCATGAATGCCGCAGTTCTTGCTTACGGATTTCTGAAAGGAGGTACTGAAGGAGCCAGGCAAGCTCTATATGAGTTTTGGCATGCAATGAGTGAATATGGTACGGCCTTTGGTATTACTAATAAAAACCCTTTTGATTTTTTTTATGAACCTATATTAAAAGCGCCTCTCAATTTCAGTTTATTCAGTTCCATAACCAATCTGTTATCACCATACCAATTTAATCCACTAAATTTTCACCCCATTAGAGATGTCTTGGAACAAGAAATCGACATTGAACAAGTTAAAAATAATAGCAAAATTAAACTCTTTATTTGCGCTACCAATGTAAAAACTGGAAAAATTAGAATTTTTAATAATTCGGAACTATCTATTGATGCATTATTAGCATCAGCCTGTTTACCCAAATTATTTCAAGCTATTGAAATCGATAATGAGTTTTATTGGGATGGGGGTTATTTAGGAAATCCTGCAATTTTTCCTTTAATCTATAACACTCAATGCAGAGATATTATTGTTTTTCATACTGTCCCCATCCTACGCGAGGAAATTCCCACGACTACAGCAGAAATTGATGCTCGATTGAGGGAGGTTTCATTTAACTCCTCTTTAATGCGCGAAATGAGAGCAATAGCCTTTGTAGGTAATTTAATTGACCGGGGTTGGATAAAAAAAGAGTTTGAACACAATCTAAAAAAATTATTCATGCATTGTATACGCGCAGACAATAGTTTACGTGACTGCCCTTTATATTCTGTTTACTCTCCTGAATGGGATTTTTTGACCACATTACGTGACTTGGGTAGAGCTGAGGCTAGTCTTTGGATAGAGAAACATTATGATTCCGTAGGGCACAGAACCACTATTGATTTTAATGAATGGCTTTAAGAAACTTGCCCTGTGTACAAATAGACCTCTTGCATAACGAGCAGATTTTGCTTGAGTGTAAGGCATAAGTGTTTCGAGGAGCGGAATTTACAGAGGAGTAAATGAGCACCGGAGAAACACTTATAACGTAGCAATCGGGCAAAAGATGCGGTTATGCAAGAGGTCTAATGAAAAAAATGCCCTAATCCATTTATCCGTTCGGTTGCGCTGGATTTTGACTTAACACTTAGATAGCAATTTTCTCCTGCTCATTTTTGCATTGTTTTCTTTTTGTTCTATATTATAAAACAAAGATGTTAATTCACCCCACACATCAAGGAAGGGCCTCAATGAAAAAGACGATGAAGGCAGCAATTGTTAAGGAATTTCAAGCGCCATTAAGTATAGAAGAAGTTCCCATTCCAGAGCCCCAAGCGGGTCAAATCCAGGTAAAAGTAGTTGCCTCAGGGGTATGCCATACTGACTTACATGCCGTAGATGGTGATTGGCCAGTAAAACCTAAGCCACCTTTTATTCCTGGACACGAAGGTGTCGGATTCGTTTCAGCTGTAGGGTCTGGCGTTACTTATGTTAAAGAAGGAGATCGTGTCGGAGTTCCTTGGCTTTATAATAGTTGTGGCCATTGTGTCTACTGCTTAGATGGTTGGGAGACATTATGTGAGTCACAACTTAATACAGGCTATTCAATAAATGGCAGCTTCGCTGAATACATTATTGCCGATCCTAATTATGTAGGCCACCTACCTGCTCATGCAGATTTTATTGAAACGGCCCCAATTCTATGTGCCGGCGTCACGGTATATAAAGGTTTAAAAATGACAGACACCAAACCCGGCGATTGGGTAGTTATCTCTGGAATAGGTGGGCTTGGTCATATGGCAGTGCAATATGCCAAGGCAATGGGGCTAAATGTAATTGCCGTAGACATTGATGACAATAAATTAACTTTAGCTAAACAATTAGGCGCCGCATTAACAATTAACACCAAAAATACTGAGCCAGCCCTATTTATAAAAAAAGAAATTGGCGGAGCTCACGGGGTATTAGTAACGGCTGTATCCCCTACTGCTTTTGCTCAAGCTCAAGGAATGCTTCGTCGCGGTGGGACAGCAGTTCTTACAGGTTTACCCCCGGGCTCATTTCCAATCTCTATTTTCGATATGGTTCTCAATGGGATCACTGTAAGAGGGTCTATCGTAGGAACTCGTCTTGATCTACAAGAAGCATTAACTTTTGCCAGTGAAGGAAAAGTAAAAGCGACAGTAAGTACAGCAAAATTAGAAGAAATAAATTCAGTATTTGAACGAATGAAGCAAGGAACTATTAATGGACGAATCGTGCTTGATTATAGAAATTAATCATTAGCCTTCTTGCATAACTGGTTGATTAAGGAGAAATCATGACTATTCAAACAATCAATCCCTTTGATAATAAAGTGATTCACTCATTTTCTGAAATGAGTGCCGAACAGGTTGAGAAAGCAATAACAAAAGCACATGAAGCGTTTCTATCGTGGAAAAACTCTTCTTTTGCTAATCGAGCTCAATTAATTCATAAAGCAGCAGAAATCATGCGCAAAAATAAAGAAGAATATGCACGTACCATTACTTTGGAAATGGGTAAGCTAATCGCTCAAGCCCGTGCTGAAGTAGAATTAAGCGCGAATATCTTAGATTATTATGCTGATAACGCACAACGTTTTTTAAAGGATCAACCCTTAAAAGTAGACACAGGGGAAGCCTACATAAAATGTTGTCCTATTGGAGTTATTTTTGGTGTTGAACCATGGAACTTTCCTTTCTATCAGGTGGTTAGGGTGGCCGGACCTAATATTATGGTGGGAAACACCGTGATGATTAAGCATGCATCAAACGTCCCTCAATGCGCTATTAGCCTTGAGAAAATATTTCGTGAAGCTGGAGCGCCGGAAGGGGTATTTACTAACCTGCTCATCTCTGCCAAGCATGTAAGTCGAATCATTGAAAATCCACTGATCGCTGGAGTTTCACTGACCGGAAGCGAAGCTGCAGGAGCTAGTGTTGCAGAAACCGCTGGTAAAGTACTCAAAAAATCGGTACTGGAATTAGGAGGCAGTGATCCATTTATTGTTCTAGATGATGCAGACATTGAGAAAACCATTAATTCGGCAGTATGGGCAAAAATGAATAATACAGGGCAATGCTGTGTTGCTGCTAAGCGTTTTATTATAATGGACCGTGTTGCGGATGAATTTATTAAAAAATTCAGTGAGAAGCTCTCTCAGTTAGAAGAAGGAAACCCATTAGATGAGAAGACCACTTTAGGCCCTTTATCTAGTGAACAAGCAGCGGTACAACTGGAAAAACAGATTGATGATACCCTAAAAATGGGAGCTAAAGCACTCATTGGTGGTAGTAAACGCCATGGTGCGTTTATTAGTCCAACAATTTTAGTAGATGTAAAACCTGGAATGCCTGCTTATAGCGAAGAATTATTTGGCCCTGTAGCTACCATTTTCCGAGTTAGAACTGAAGAAGAAGCTATTAAACTAGCCAATGATACATCGTTTGGACTAGGTGCCTCTGTATTCAGTAACGACAGCAAAAGGGCAGAACACGTAGCGGAACAAATTGATAGCGGTATGGTATTTATCAATCACCCCACATGGACAGCCCCAGAGCTCCCCTTTGGCGGTACTAAAA
This Legionella fallonii LLAP-10 DNA region includes the following protein-coding sequences:
- a CDS encoding phosphomannomutase/phosphoglucomutase, with product MSKSYLIKPPLSIFKEYDVRSQIGEDLNENTYYTLGLAIGTELQEIHGLHVLLLCRDSRASSHSFTESLIKGLLESGTRIIDIGCLPTPVLHFAMYDLQCQSGLMVTASHNPVDYNGLKITLGGKNYYGNRLRALYQRIMDKKFFLDKEGRGKLLQYPPEQVINKYIRVIKGRMGRLKKFRVVVDCGNGVAGHAAPQLLTALGCEVIPLYCDVQSTFTNHHPDPSVEENLSDLRQAVLEQNADLGVAFDGDGDRLGVVDNHGCIIPSDYMLLAFADALLKKEPNVGVVFDIKCTQHLNEYILTRKGRPIMTRSGMAHIMAGMSEHKAAIGGEYCGHFYFNDRWLQYDDGIYAAARTIEMLSEYKEDSHHFFEQFPKSLSTNELKINITEHLKEEFMRQLILHAPMHIGGELIYIDGLRVNLANAWGLVRPSNTGPYLTLRFEAKTYDAMQDIKGLFRRLITMINPLLELPF
- a CDS encoding HAD family hydrolase; translation: MDKKVIAAFDFDGTLTTSTSSRILFLKYLIGLPKVVSSLLSSFVYSELGRFKLDRLSWHDYLDNLILKDRDKKELNEQAMQFLEQVLIKKLRKEALECLNFHQQQGHTCVLISGAWDIYLKPLARRYHFKQLICTELEFDPVSHKSTGRMRNKYCLGQQKLEEFKKIYVHREDYELYAYGDSVNDIALLNYADHAFYKCFK
- a CDS encoding RES family NAD+ phosphorylase, with amino-acid sequence MSIWTECEGLKFFKYLELEPWRIVEDQYSSSSRDLVESSEEHDLLEKLLDDSKPLVANNKHYLIFTPFRYPPLEYGSRFGNTYEPSLWYGALTQHTAFAEVAFYRLKFFDDTLANLEYIEIRMTAFKAYIQTKNGIDLTKSPFQKYQDKISNKTNYEQSQLLGTEMREAKVEAFIFASARDKNAGENVAAFTSDVFKIKNKEYITNMQNWRCIANKNIIEFSRDEISQRNKLEFSKAEFEELSNVN
- a CDS encoding antitoxin Xre/MbcA/ParS toxin-binding domain-containing protein, which codes for MKTSNSTHHKEKEDVVLSKALCNLAKFYSLTGKDLGKIIGISEPSASRLTQGKKLISPHTKEGEIALLLLRIYRSLNAMVGNNHEKAKLWLNNQNKYFKNKPIEEMKTISGLIRVLNYLDAMRGKL
- a CDS encoding DUF1016 N-terminal domain-containing protein, coding for MSESLKFNELVFAIHQTHETFSTQASKAVNLCLTIRNWLIGYYIAEYELQGADRAGYGAHLLDKLAEQLSQTGLKRMDSRELGRFRQFYIMYLQIREALTPVLSTLPLAIKIPLGSCYISYISNPTLIWSICCKILI
- a CDS encoding acetoacetate decarboxylase translates to MNGKIINEFDMPAPRWINTYPSGPYRFVNREFFIISYETDPQLLKEVLPPGLELLEPVIKFEFIRMPDSTGFGDYTESGQVIPVRYKGEEGTFTIAMFLDCHAPIAGGREIWGFPKKLAKPKLIVEEDVLIGQLDYGSIRIATATMGYKHHMLDQQLILQSMKKPVFLLKNIPGVDGKPEVNQLTRTYLQDITVKGAWTGPGSIELHPHCLAPIADFPVKKIVSVSHFITDLTLPYGEVVEDYLK
- a CDS encoding patatin-like phospholipase family protein, producing MPKRKKVNLALQGGGAHGAFTWGLLDKFLESDLFSIEGISATSAGSMNAAVLAYGFLKGGTEGARQALYEFWHAMSEYGTAFGITNKNPFDFFYEPILKAPLNFSLFSSITNLLSPYQFNPLNFHPIRDVLEQEIDIEQVKNNSKIKLFICATNVKTGKIRIFNNSELSIDALLASACLPKLFQAIEIDNEFYWDGGYLGNPAIFPLIYNTQCRDIIVFHTVPILREEIPTTTAEIDARLREVSFNSSLMREMRAIAFVGNLIDRGWIKKEFEHNLKKLFMHCIRADNSLRDCPLYSVYSPEWDFLTTLRDLGRAEASLWIEKHYDSVGHRTTIDFNEWL
- the adhP gene encoding alcohol dehydrogenase AdhP, with the translated sequence MKKTMKAAIVKEFQAPLSIEEVPIPEPQAGQIQVKVVASGVCHTDLHAVDGDWPVKPKPPFIPGHEGVGFVSAVGSGVTYVKEGDRVGVPWLYNSCGHCVYCLDGWETLCESQLNTGYSINGSFAEYIIADPNYVGHLPAHADFIETAPILCAGVTVYKGLKMTDTKPGDWVVISGIGGLGHMAVQYAKAMGLNVIAVDIDDNKLTLAKQLGAALTINTKNTEPALFIKKEIGGAHGVLVTAVSPTAFAQAQGMLRRGGTAVLTGLPPGSFPISIFDMVLNGITVRGSIVGTRLDLQEALTFASEGKVKATVSTAKLEEINSVFERMKQGTINGRIVLDYRN
- a CDS encoding NAD-dependent succinate-semialdehyde dehydrogenase; protein product: MTIQTINPFDNKVIHSFSEMSAEQVEKAITKAHEAFLSWKNSSFANRAQLIHKAAEIMRKNKEEYARTITLEMGKLIAQARAEVELSANILDYYADNAQRFLKDQPLKVDTGEAYIKCCPIGVIFGVEPWNFPFYQVVRVAGPNIMVGNTVMIKHASNVPQCAISLEKIFREAGAPEGVFTNLLISAKHVSRIIENPLIAGVSLTGSEAAGASVAETAGKVLKKSVLELGGSDPFIVLDDADIEKTINSAVWAKMNNTGQCCVAAKRFIIMDRVADEFIKKFSEKLSQLEEGNPLDEKTTLGPLSSEQAAVQLEKQIDDTLKMGAKALIGGSKRHGAFISPTILVDVKPGMPAYSEELFGPVATIFRVRTEEEAIKLANDTSFGLGASVFSNDSKRAEHVAEQIDSGMVFINHPTWTAPELPFGGTKTSGYGRELSDLGIFEFINKKLIRRNNYMDPF